The region aacatttcacagacaTTAATTGAAAAGACTGGTACAGGGTTAACCAATCTCTCGATAGTGCTAAACAAAGCTCtgggtttatttttattgcagtcAATTAGATTAGAAAAATAAGCAATTCTCACCTCTTTCACTTTCTTATTAAAAGATGAAAGTAGTTCCTTCACTTGAATAAAATGAACCTCAAGTTTAGTGTTTTTCCACTTACGCTCAACCTTTCTGCACTCTCTTTTAAGACAGTGTATGTCATCGTTCATCCAAGGGGATGAGTTAACAGTATGaatagttttctttttaaatggagCAACAACATCTAGGGTTGACAAACAGAGGTTGTTAATGGAGCATACTAAGTCATTGGTCTGGGAAAGCCATATCCTTAATAAGGTCTGCAAAGACAGAGGCAAATTTGTCCGCACAGTGGCTGTTGAGAGTGAAAGAACgggttgtgtgtttgatggatTGGGTTTCAGCACTGAAGACAAtatcaaaaataatacatttgtggtCAGACAAGAAAAAGTCATCAGTGGATAGAATATTTTCTATTCAGACCCAGAgtaaaaacaaatcaagaaTGTGACCATGATTGTGGTTTGGCCCTGATACATGTTGCATTAAATTTAAAGACTAAGTGCTTAAAAATTCAGTGGCAAATTTATCTGATGCATCAACATGAATATTGAAATTGCCAACTATCAAAACTTTGGCAAGTTTAACAACCACAGAAAGATAGAAATTTGATAAAAATTCAATTAGAAAGACATTATTTGGGCCTGGTGGGTGGTAAATCAACACACAGTGAAAAGGATTAGCCAGTCCAGGTAGTCATGCATTACACTAACTGATGTAGTTTCACAAGAATCCATGCGACATCCATTATACAGTTGGGAAAACACAAGTTTTATTCCACACATGTCACAAGCAGGTCAAATCCACAGAATTTTCCCTGCTGGATGATATGAAACTAAACATGACAGGACACTGTAGGgtaaagtccctgcatgttttGAAGGCAGACAGCACAAGCCTTAAACAACCgaccagctctttcttcaacaATCCAGGAATGCTGGACAATAACATATAAGTGAGAGTCCCAAACTCCTCTCTGACCAGACCATCTAAGCAACCTCCTTCAAAAAGAAAGGATCAGATAAGGAACCCCGCATCTCCTGTATGGTCACCAAACCAGATGACTGACCCAAACCACCTTTTATCCTTCAACCTACAGGGGCCAGCAAGATGGGAAGACCAATTCACACCCCATTGTGAAATGCTAGTAAAAGACCTCCACCGTTGGTTATCATTACCCGCCTCTAagagccagtcacacacagaggCGAGCTAGCACCGACTTTAAtcccactgtggattttgacttTCAAGACTTGAATGACCAACCCAAGAACTGGTCACTGGGCAAACCAGCATAAGACACAAGACATGCTGCACAATATGCCACACTCCAGTGACATACAGACACTCACAGACATTTACcagaacacacactcaaatggCATGGACCCCTGCCATTTGCAGTCAGACCAAGGAGAACAGAGGACTGTAAAACCCATAGACttacaaatgtagttttagattttgtttaaggacaattaatattgtatgttagcatgtgtgtgtttatcgcAATATGTGTTATGAACtttaattatacttttattCCACTCCATTTAAGCCAAGAAATGTACCACAACATAATTCCATCATCCTTGATAACACTAACATCATGTTAAGTACCATTCTACTTGTTTCACTCTGCAAACTGTAAAGCTACTATCAAAATGCCAAATTAAGAATCATACAATTGCTAAATTGCAAATACTTTTATTCATGGAATAACCTTATTCAGGAGTTGAACCCACCTGTCCATGAACAGGAGGGGACTGACTCTGCTCCCCCAGAGCTCTGCAACCCCCGGGATTGGCCAGGACGACCTTCTGGGCGGGcagactgaaactttaaaacagtatCTTATCTGAGACTCAATGCTGCTTTTTTGCGCTGCTGCTTGcttttgactttgttttcttgctttctgccaTGCTGGTGGAGAGCTTGCATTTGGCTAGACTGAATATGTGACTTAgaacaacaggaagtgaaagtcTGGAGTCATGAGTTGAGGGTCAAGCCTAGGAGAGCATGACCCAGGAGTTGTCTTCCAATGGGAACTTTTCAACTCTGGACCGGCCGACTTACTCATCATTACAAGATCTAGACTCCAGCTTCTCACCCCAGCAAATCAGACTCCATTCTCTGCAAGAAGCTACCCCAGGGAGCAAGCAAGTATTCATACAAAACCTTCATCAGCTTGCTTAAATCCTGGTACTGTCATAATTTGTAACTTCAATTCAGAACTATGCTGTTGTACCATTGATTTGACTCACTACTTCTCAGATAACAGTCATCTCATCCGtttatcaggtctctcataccaactacacaatagataactctgcatcatgcatttcaatcattcactagccatagcTTTATGTACcagtttccctttccctcttgtgtcttgtttgtaaaatgttgtagtgttaaGTACTTGTAgttgtagtattagtaataaatgtgcaTGTAACTAAAGTGGGCTTGTtagtgttttcttgtgcttgcatctcagtcacttaaccttaaaagacctatACCCTCACAAAGTCATAtttaagattaataacaattACAATTCTAATTGATCTCTTTTGTGTggccaacaaggaggactatttccctaTTATTATACCTACTCTAATACGAGTTATGTCACTGgacaaataatttcatgttggagttgtgcacaataataattcataattcccccataaaatcataaagatatttgagtgcacaaattcctacaacacaatatgaaaattatgtgagTCCATAGCTACTCTAGTCTTCACTTGATTCCTCAGTTCAACAGCTTAACAGAAGTAAATGCACAAGGTTAAGCTCTCTTAAAGTTACAGTCCACAATTaccaaacaaatgaatgaaatagcCTATTCTTGACATAAAGTGTCttttaatattctaaaattCAAAAGGTATAACTCCAAATGGACCTCCTCTAGGAATACAATAAGAAAACTATAACAAAAATAAGAAGCTAATCCTTGCCTCATACACCTGCAGAAAGGCTACCAACCAATCATCAAATACCAAAAACATCACCCCTCAGACTGTTTCTTTGTCCAAGTTGTCAGGTCAGGATTTTTGACAAATAAATCCTTATGTATCTGTACTGACTGACAATAAGTGACAGAGTGGGATCTTTGAAAGGTTTGTTAAGTTTCAATACCTGAGTGATCactactgtatttatatttgaggGAAGTCTGGCGGTGGAACTCATGGTTTCATATCCGTCATGTTGTTTAACCTCATTCTGTTGCAGTCAGTGGCTGTCGGCTGCAgttatttgatgtgtttttaattgttatattgCTCCTGTCatgctgttttcagtgttgtgtGGTTGCATGGATGCATTATGAGACAATATGCCCCTGGCATGTagagatatataaaaaaaacagcatttagtCCACACTAATGAATGAGATGAAGAGAGGCTTTCTGACTCCTGTTTACATACAAGAGCAAACCACAAACTGTCTGCTGTCAAACAGATTTAAGCAGCTTGACTGAtgttactgtattttactgaaCTGTTACTGTAGCTCAGTAGGAAGTCTAGCTGTAACATGAAGGAAaaagtcaacaaaaacaaatattggatCAAGATCGTTTCTAGGATTTGAAAAGATCTGAGATTAAGCAAAGGTCACACAGAGCTTTATCTTTGTGGGTAATAACACTGATATTTCTGGCTGTGTGTAATGATACACCCATCTGCCCAATTAGGTAAATGtaaaaagtcctgcatgaaaaatccctCTTAagtaaaacaacataaatattagtagcaaaatgtacttaaagtattaaagtaaaagtactggtttggtccctctgactgatatattcacacacagtcattttgtacaaaaatgcatttaaaagttgatgtgaagcttatatgaggcttcacagtctatttacagtctttttagcatcaaattccctctttgtgtttcctcggacagtgtttccctgttgagctgcaggtggaagtatagcaacaaaaagagggactttggcactgaaaagactgtaacgttgaaagatatctacttgatttgactcatttggacgttaaagcttcatattagcttcagataaacttttttaaatacatttttgcacagaaggaggactggattttgtcccccatcacttccattgtaagtgcattatgaagggatcttctaatggtcagtatgaacaggaggtgtgattacagtaagaaaaacatgtttcaatgttcatttgggctcctgactgttgttttaagacacacttaaaaaatTCTGAACTCTATTGTTGGCAGCAACTTTCCAAGTTGTAGTTTGACGTCTAtcagtgttttgtgtgcagCGCTGCAAAACTGTGTAGAGAACATGAATTTCTTGTAAATTaaccatgaaaacaaacattcgattttatagtttttatttaatagtattagtattatGTACAAGTTTCTATCCACACAATCAGTTCCACTTTGTGATTATATTCAGGTTATACATCAAATGAATCATTACATTTCCTATTAGATGGTTTAACTTCTTACTATTACAAAGCTTACAGCAAAGCAAATTCAATgaagaacatattttttcttatatAAACTTCAAATACAGTGCTTggaaaaaatatcaacaaacaaGGAATATAGTAAGCATCATGGTTATATATGAGGCCAGGTGTTACAATACAACATCTGATCAGCATCAGTAATATAATCAGATATACGTTATTACTGCTGACTATTTTCCAGTGCAAATTTATAGTTTTTCAGatagtttaatgtgttttttcttctttccagcAGCCTTTGTCCTCCATTAGTTATgctacagtgtaaaaataaacctgCTACAACTTTGAAACCATCAACGAATTAATCATACATGACATGTTTCTaaacttttttctattttctctgtattcaggtgtttatttcctttgtgttattttgttcccatcatttcattcaatacAAAATATTGTTGAAGACAGGAAAAAACTCTCCAAGTTAATGAGCTAGCTTGCTTGGTCGCTAGTGGGACAGTAAGTTCACATAGTTTATTCACAAGACATATGTGAACCATTGACTTTtgtctcctgtttgtctgtaaaattATTTGAAGTGGTATTTGTTTCTGTGACTTCCACAAATCTTTTCCGCAAGTTTTCCTGAATCAGAACGATGACTATGTGCAGATTTTTTAGGTAATGGAGTACCTACACTTTCTTCTAGATTTAGGATTTTCTGGACTTCCAGGTTGGCCAGGAACTCCTCTAATTCTCTAGGCCTTCGGctcctgtttgtttctttaatcCTCATCAGAACTTTGATGCTGTTCTCTTGAAAGAAGGATTGTCGCGGCATCTTTGCAGCCTTCATGTAATATTCTTCTGACCTGTTGTAATCTCGTCGATCAAACTGTAAGTATTTTGCATAGCAGTGGTAAAGCATCTGTTTCTCTGCAGGTTCCAGATTGCTTACTAACAGTTCCTGGTAAATCTTCTCAGCTTCAGCCAGGCCATAATTTGACTTTGCATATATATTTGCGAGGGCTATTTTCTTCAGAAGTGATGTTGATTGTTGAGGGTAAAGAGAAATCACTTCCCTATGGAGTCTGATTGCTCTGTCTATTGTACTTTGCTTTACACGACTGTCCCTATCGAGAAGGATCCTCCATTCGTAGCAGAGTGCAGCACACCACTTCAGGAAACGTTTATCTGGATGTTTTTCCAGAGCCTCCTCTGCCAAATCAATAGCCTCATCAACAGatacatattttctgtaaatccaTAATAACTCTTTCAGACCACTGtagctgctgacaggatttcTCAAAACCTTTCTGGCTAACTCATGTGCCTCATCTTcaattctttcttctttcataGCACGCTGCTCAAGGTAGTGACCGGCAAGGTACAAGTTCTCTGGATCCTGTTCTGtggccattttcattttctccaaaATTTCTTCCTCCAGAGAGTTGCTGTACTTATAAGCCTTCACTAATGCTATGACATGACTGGAGTTCCACTCCACCATGTCTGGCTGCATCCTGATGGCTCTCTGGAAGTAATCTGCAGCCAGAAGGTATTGGTCTTTATCGAACTTCATCAGGGTCCACGCTTTTTCAGCGTAGATCTCTGGATGGAGCTCGTCCTGGGATGGAGATGGGTATTCTTTCAGCAGGGCGTCGACCTTTGACAGGTAAGTCTGACACTCTGCTTGTTCTCCCAGGTGGTGGTGCAGCCAAGCCAGGTTCCCGTAGTTCACCAACAACCAGGGACCTTCATCTGAGACGGTGTTTCGGAAGGCCTCTGTGGCCTTGCTGAAGAAACGTCGGGCGTCTTCAGTGGAGCTCTGCTGGTACTGAATGCTCAGCTGGTAGTGAATGTACCCCTGCAGGTTGTAAATGTGACCCAGCCAGGTGTTTCCCTCGTCAGTGCCGATGTCCTCCAGCTTGTCCTTGATACGGAAAAGTTTGCTGTTGGGCTCAATGTTCCAGGTGAAATGACACTGCAGGGCCTTCAGTTTGGCTTTCAGCGTTGACTGACTCTGAGCAGCactgatggaaaataaaaataacaaatattaagACAGATGTTAATATAATATGCTCTGAAGCTTGATATGTTTGAGTAACCAGTGTTCATCTCATGTTGTCAGAAAGGCTAAACAGTTCAGAATATGTTGATCTGTGATAATTTACACTAATGCACCATCCAAGATGCGGTGTGCACTTTTGACCTACTGTAAGTAGTTTTCTGCTTATTATTCTTTGGATTCTTTATCTGCCATGGACCTACAGTGAATATTCAGCAGCATTCAGCCTGGCTCCACCAGTTGCTCTGCCAGTTGCTCTGGGCAGCAcaacctcctcttcctctcatgttaAACTGAGAGCAGACTGGAAGCTACAGTGACACACTATCGCCCctgaggtacaaagtggtattacgaaACAGTACgggctggttagcatgctaacttcagtagatatctatCTATAACACAATACATATAGGTCTTCAATATAGTGTCAAAAGTGCTcatcacattctgttgataattttagttttttttttttttaactgttttaaagTAACGttctggccaaatcttacacattGTATCTTTAAGTGCTGAGTCCTCTGTGATCAGCTGCCATGTCCAGCTAAAGGCCACCAGGTGTCACTGTTGGTTTCCTAAGTGAGATTACCCTGTTAGGATTTAGTTTGGTGAGAGAAAGTAGTACTGAAACTGAGGTTTTAGGTCACTGTAGTTGGGTTTTGGTGGatgtaattatttaaatgtttatttgataCTTATTCTACTTTGGTTATATTAATGTCATCTACATTACCATAGTTACAGCTTTCGTTAATATCATTTGGATAAGTTGCCAGTCATTACTAATCACTAAGCTGATTTTCATATTGTTTCTcctttatttgtttctattgaagcacatatatacatatatatgtacacactacacacacacacacacacacacacacacacatacacacacacacatatatatgtatatgtatatgtgtatatatatatatatatatatatatatatatatatatatatatatatatatatatatatatatatatacacatatacatatatatatatagtgtggcttgaaagtttgtgaaccctttagaatatTCTCTGTTTccgcataaatatgacctaaaacatgatgcAAGTCCatgcaagtcctaaaactagatgaAGAGACATCAATTgaacaaataagacaaaattttacactttttcaCCCTTTCTAAAGAGTTTAgactccaccagtcgactgtcagACAAATTGCGTACAAATGGAAGACATCCAACACTATTGTTACCCTCCTCAGGAGCGGTCAAAcgacaaaaatcacaccaagagcaagGTGTGTAATAGTCTGGGAGGCCACAAGGGACCCAAAggtaacgtctaggaaactaaaggcctctcttgcagtggctacagtcaatgttcatgagtccactATcgggagaacattgaacattaATGGTGtacatggcagagttgcaaggagaaaCCGAAtactctccaaaaagaacatttctgcCATCTGCAGTTCACTCAAGACCACTTGGATCAGCCAGAAGGTGATTagaacaatgttctgtggatggatgagaccaaatcaaactttttggcttgaatgagaagtgtTAAGTTTGacaatgagcaaacactgcattccagcataagaaccttaacctatctgtgaaacatggtggtggtagtatcatggtttgggctgctttgctgcctctggaccaggacGGCTTACAATCATTGATGGAGCCATGAGTTCTGAGTcgtaccagcaaattctacaggaaaatgtcaaggtatctgtctgtgaactgaagctcaacagaaagtgggtcatgcagtaagacaacgagcctaaacacacaagtcgcTCCTCCAAAGAGTGTTTAAAGTAGAAGAAATTTAATGATTtggcagttcatgcaaagacacccaccaacatccctgagttgggactgttctgtaaggaggaatgggaTAAAATTCCTCACAGCCGATGTGCAAAGTTACCGGAAacatttggttgaagttattgctgcaaaagggggtcacaccagttactgaaagaaATGGTTCACATATTTTTGCCTCGCACAAATAtctaagattggataattttactcaataaataaatgaatcagtttaatgtttttgtttcatttgtttaattgggttcacattaggtcatatttatgcagaaacagagaaaattcTTAAGGGTTTACAAACTTTCattatatgcacacacacacacacacacacacacacacacacacacacacacacacatatatttatacaatAGTCtgggtgaagagagagagagagagagagagagagagagagagagagagagagagagagagagagagagagagagtgagagagagaagaacacTTTAGAGACGTATGGGAGAATtcaataaagattgattgatacTAATTATATGACGTCGCAAACACACCCATAAAGTTTTGCGGCTGAGTGCAATTTGCTCTTGTTTTGCGTCTGATTGAGTGAGCGCAGCTGtttccataatgaaaactgcacagCGCCCAAAGGCCCGAAATTGCGCATCTTGAATTAGCAGAGgtgcgcacacacagagctctccacaatcacaaaccaaatttcatgtattttgctccTTTTACTTCTCTCATATTTCGTATCTATAACATAATCCACTGAAATATCAAagtacagctattaatgtgactctgAATCTTACATTAATGTCGTTCAGATTTCACTGAATGTATCCGGGACTTAGATgtaacatcagtactgatgttctgtctgttgcccacagctggctgcagcatcacgccgcagctgaaacgataagtgcgtctccaaactgagaaagaggatGTGCGCACAGTTACCGCTGCTGTTAATAACTCCACTTTAACTACGTGTGGCAATTAgcgctggtctttgtgaattacGTTTTTACAACGAGgcttatttgcatagaaaggcGCCAATTTTTCGCCGAATGTAGGAATATTACCCaatttacatacatataaatgGTACAGGCGCACCAGACTCAGTGCCAAAGCAAACCGCTATTTGCGTTGCATTTCACCCTTTGCGGGTGCTTTTTGAATTACACgctctttttgtctcatttgcgcAGATTTAGCGGGAGCAAAAGCCGCGCAATTCTTTTCTGAATTCGCCCCTTAGTGACTTGTCAAAACTGTCTTTGGGTGTGGTGGAGCTGCACCGGGGGAcacatgacctcagtatttttttaatggtcTTTGTTGAAAGgtagatagaaaataaaataaacatagatatataaataaacataaaatataataaaagggAGCAATCAAAAGGCAAAAGAAGGAACAGAGGAAATGGAAAGAGTAACAAAAGAAAGGGAGAACTCAGCAGCATAATAAAAACGTCGTCATTAACTTGTAAGATCcataatgttaatattttagGCTCTGATGCTCTAAAATAAGACTTTTAATATATTGTTTGCACTGCAGAAGCAGCTACTCACCTCATTATCCTGCTGTTTCCTGCACTTATTTCTCTAAATATTAGTCTGAAGCAGCTTTTGGGTTCGCTGGCATAAAATTAACAGCTATTATCCAACTTCTGCTTTGTCGTGAATAATTTCATATTGAGCATAATATTTATACTGATGCAGAAATTACTTCTAGGGGCGGGGCGATGCGAACAGACGGCAGTTCACTGCAGAGAATTACAAACCTGGAACTCCACTTCATCAACGCACAGAGAGACGAGAGAAAACATTGAGACATAATCATTCCTcgtgttcatactgaccat is a window of Thunnus thynnus chromosome 8, fThuThy2.1, whole genome shotgun sequence DNA encoding:
- the LOC137187305 gene encoding interferon-induced protein with tetratricopeptide repeats 5-like, with product MSAAQSQSTLKAKLKALQCHFTWNIEPNSKLFRIKDKLEDIGTDEGNTWLGHIYNLQGYIHYQLSIQYQQSSTEDARRFFSKATEAFRNTVSDEGPWLLVNYGNLAWLHHHLGEQAECQTYLSKVDALLKEYPSPSQDELHPEIYAEKAWTLMKFDKDQYLLAADYFQRAIRMQPDMVEWNSSHVIALVKAYKYSNSLEEEILEKMKMATEQDPENLYLAGHYLEQRAMKEERIEDEAHELARKVLRNPVSSYSGLKELLWIYRKYVSVDEAIDLAEEALEKHPDKRFLKWCAALCYEWRILLDRDSRVKQSTIDRAIRLHREVISLYPQQSTSLLKKIALANIYAKSNYGLAEAEKIYQELLVSNLEPAEKQMLYHCYAKYLQFDRRDYNRSEEYYMKAAKMPRQSFFQENSIKVLMRIKETNRSRRPRELEEFLANLEVQKILNLEESVGTPLPKKSAHSHRSDSGKLAEKICGSHRNKYHFK